In Prunus dulcis chromosome 1, ALMONDv2, whole genome shotgun sequence, the following are encoded in one genomic region:
- the LOC117615842 gene encoding LOW QUALITY PROTEIN: protein PUTATIVE RECOMBINATION INITIATION DEFECT 1 (The sequence of the model RefSeq protein was modified relative to this genomic sequence to represent the inferred CDS: inserted 1 base in 1 codon), whose translation MYFDDSLSQQLLRDYNENEEEEASNSVVSPRTCSEXSTLLLRTKQGGSICLLCFSNLISNSQSPTVHVSYALSQLSQAISSDPPFLRSLVDFHPHFLVSPLVHALSSFDDDPIARQVVHLISALCESSGASISADFVARVSDRLSSGALAWSRGQLYTLHCLGVLLNCQQNNPYAHIRDKYGLITNLVEGLQLPSEEIRGEILFVLYKVSVLQYASEVGDGTDFLFAFCPKLLRLSLEALMKTQSDDVRLNCVAFLTVLALRGLFGAAYAVDLNSMSSSEGDSFEQATEDGKDANPMNILFTEAIKGPMLSTDSQVQISTLDLLFHYMSSWEGTSGKEAQFLVEENIADYVFEILRLSECKDPVVKSCVQVLDILSKAEQAFKQRLVVGFATLVPVLNYVADIPFHPVQNQTLKLILNCISDCPGMVSSSHITELVPVLAKMLKKHSDGEIGMLEETFILTCSVVVAIVRTPSVHGNLNLQISIKEAMQHAVSACLSISEKNPCKLLHSLFLLKEVYNIYSREGNSTDSTKAELRQFIVNVCTKHLLPWLETNFNEMDEETVLGVLETFHSILLQDSNNQAAELAENLVSNSWFSLSFGCLGLFPTENMKWRVYLMLSSLVDVLVGNDSGQPIRDATLCLPSDPIDLLFLLGQKNSRNLELSSCQSAILLILYTSSLYDERLADDKLVLASLEQYILVNSSDLQGGSTDPSTVMRLVYLYGLYRGLAKVSYQIPYSPEAERILFKILSENEWDLPSARIHPISLKWLFQQEKLSTPLSYQLLKFCGNNIGNGIIVHGKNSHMVNINSIAELIAGGDNHGATLLVSLLTQLLEKEGHEHGIISVVHLVGTIIDIFPVASDQLWLHGIGSALRNLFCESTYTQSPQISTPVLVLIFKILCSVHHGTLSDDECWLAVTMKLINIITTRAADGWNQECLIVTGILCLILHHSSNEVLIAPSKAIILSTSLVSTINSTIHEACLKGPALVDHDEETSSGEVLIFVLLLNFFSLRSLHTVFPGIMDWKNFFDPRDRLQPISFIRIFCHDLCRLVHFGSPLVKLVASYCLLELFTRISDQRNRTGEELVCTMDYLMSVMAVLEGLIFYSDLRVAMNCGLCLSMILGWGLQGMQGTIVITKNHWSRMIVEELAMSLAVPCLASKSFINLHKPAIHVAVTLLKLPKVPEWMRSVFDDSCISGIIQNLAANNLSTEIVLLFRALLNSEYLKAEQICSVNQLLQACRKQKYTDNSQDESAKEHKKKAVAILEDMGEVCEYLIHLMSSESCLDRDSGGLNFGDKRLLEEIELFFKTSTVTEGN comes from the exons ATGTACTTCGACGACTCACTGTCACAGCAGCTCCTCCGAGACTacaatgaaaatgaagaagaagaagcttcgAATTCCGTTGTGTCACCGAGAACGTGCTCAG GATCCACGCTCTTGCTCCGAACCAAGCAAGGCGGCTCCATCTGCTTGCTCTGCTTCTCCAACCTCATCTCCAACTCCCAATCCCCCACCGTCCACGTGTCCTACGCCCTCTCTCAGCTCTCTCAAGCCATCTCCTCCGACCCCCCTTTCCTCCGCTCTCTCGTCGACTTCCACCCTCACTTCCTCGTCTCGCCTCTCGTTCATGCTCTCTCTTCCTTCGACGACGACCCCATCGCACGACAAGTCGTCCATCTCATTTCCGCTCTCTGCGAATCTTCCGGTGCCTCGATCTCTGCTGACTTCGTCGCTAGGGTTTCCGACCGCCTCTCTTCTGGTGCCTTGGCCTGGAGTCGCGGTCAGCTTTATACG CTTCACTGCTTAGGGGTTTTGTTAAACTGCCAGCAGAATAATCCTTACGCTCACATTAGAGACAAATATGGTCTCATTACCAATCTTGTTGAAGGTCTTCAATTGCCAAG TGAAGAGATTCGGGGAGAAATCCTGTTTGTTCTATACAAGGTATCTGTTCTTCAATATGCATCAGAGGTTGGTGATGGAactgattttttatttgccTTTTGCCCCAAGCTATTGCGCTTGTCTCTAGAGGCCCTCATGAAGACCCAAAGCGATGATGTCCGCTTGAATTGTGTAG CATTCTTGACAGTGTTGGCTCTGAGAGGGCTTTTTGGGGCTGCATATGCAGTTGATTTAAACAGCATGAGTTCATCCGAAGGAGATAGCTTTGAACAAGCAACAGAAGATGGAAAAGATGCGAATCCAATGAATATATTGTTTACGGAAGCCATCAAAGGCCCAATGCTTTCAACAGACAGCCAAGTCCAGATCAGCACACTTGATTTACTGTTTCATTACATGTCCTCCTGGGAAGGCACTTCAGGCAAAGAAGCCCAATTCCTAGTGGAAGAGAACATTGCAGATTATGTATTTGAAATACTAAGATTGTCAG AATGCAAGGATCCAGTGGTCAAATCTTGTGTTCAGGTACTTGACATTTTATCAAAAGCTGAGCAAGCTTTCAAACAGAGGCTTGTTGTTGGGTTTGCAACTTTGGTTCCAGTACTAAATTATGTAGCTGACATTCCTTTCCATCCAGTTCAAAATCAGACATTAAAACTCATTCTGAACTGCATATCTGATTGCCCTGGAATGGTATCCTCCTCTCATATAACAGAGCTAGTACCTGTTCTAGCAAAGATGCTTAAAAAGCATTCTGATGGGGAGATAGGCATGCTTGAGGAGACATTTATATTGACCTGCTCAGTTGTTGTAGCTATCGTCAGAACTCCATCTGTTCATGGGAATTTGAATCtacaaatttcaattaaagAAGCAATGCAACATGCTGTATCAGCTTGTCTAAGTATCTCGGAGAAGAATCCTTGTAAACTTTTGCATTCCTTGTTCCTACTTAAGGAGGTGTACAATATTTATAGTCGTGAAGGAAATTCTACTGACTCCACTAAAGCGGAACTACGACAATTTATTGTGAATGTATGTACAAAACATTTGTTACCTTGGCTTGAAACCAACTTCAATGAAATGGATGAGGAAACTGTCCTTGGAGTATTGGAAACATTTCATTCGATACTGCTTCAGGATTCCAATAATCAAGCAGCAGAACTCGCAGAGAACCTAGTTTCGAACAGTTGGTTCAGTTTGTCGTTTGGATGCCTAGGTTTATTTCCGACAGAAAATATGAAATGGAGGGTGTATCTGATGCTCAGTTCACTGGTAGATGTTCTTGTGGGAAATGATTCTGGGCAACCTATTAGAGATGCTACTTTATGTCTCCCATCTGATCCCATTGATTTGCTCTTTCTACTTGGGCAAAAGAACTCCCGTAATCTGGAATTATCTTCTTGCCAATCTGCCATTTTGCTGATTTTATACACCAGTTCTTTATATGATGAAAG ACTTGCAGATGATAAGTTGGTTTTAGCTTCTCTAGAGCAATATATTCTGGTCAACAGTAGTGATCTCCAAGGTGGATCCACTGATCCATCTACAGTGATGAGGCTGGTTTATCTTTATGGTCTTTATAGGGGTCTCGCCAAGGTTAGCTACCAAATCCCCTACAGTCCAGAAGCTGAGAGAATCCTGTTCAAGATATTAAGTGAAAACGAATGGGATTTGCCTTCTGCAAGAATTCATCCAATATCATTGAAGTGGTTGTTTCAACAAGAGAAGCTCAGCACTCCACTATCATATCAGCTTCTGAAATTTTGTGGAAATAATATAGGAAATGGCATCATTGTCCATGGAAAGAACAGTCATATGGTAAATATTAATTCAATTGCAGAATTAATAGCAGGAGGAGATAATCATGGAGCAACACTTTTGGTGTCCTTATTGACACAACTTCTCGAGAAAGAAGGGCATGAGCATGGCATAATTTCTGTAGTGCATCTCGTGGGAACTATTATCGATATATTTCCAGTTGCTTCCGACCAGTTATGGTTGCATGGTATTGGGAGTGCTCTCCGGAATCTTTTCTGCGAATCAACTTATACACAGTCCCCACAGATATCCACACCCGTcttagttttaattttcaaaattttatgctCAGTGCACCATGGAACTCTTTCTGATGATGAATGTTGGCTTGCAGTGACTATGAAG TTAATAAATATTATCACCACAAGAGCTGCAGACGGGTGGAATCAAGAATGTCTCATAGTAACTGGCattctttgtttaattttgCACCATTCTTCCAATGAAGTGCTCATAGCACCTTCGAAAGCCATTATTTTGAGCACTTCTCTAGTCTCTACAATCAACAGCACAATTCATGAAGCATGTCTAAAAGGACCAGCATTGGTTGACCACGATGAGGAAACAAGCTCTGGAGAAGTTTTAATATTTGTGCTTCTACTAAACTTCTTCTCCTTAAGAAG TTTGCACACTGTTTTTCCAGGGATTATGGACTGGAAAAATTTCTTTGATCCCCGAGATAGGTTACAGCCGATTTCCTTTATCCGGATATTCTGCCATGACCTATGCAGACTAGTACATTTTGGATCACCTTTGGTCAAACTTGTTGCTTCATACTGCCTATTGGAGTTGTTTACCCGAATATCTGATCAGAGGAATAGAACAGGGGAGGAGTTGGTATGCACCATGGACTACCTAATGTCTGTAATGGCTGTCCTAGAAGGCTTAATTTTCTACAGTGACCTCAGAGTGGCTATGAATTGTGGCCTATGCCTATCAATGATCTTGGGTTGGGGATTGCAGGGAATGCAAGGAACAATTGTGATTACAAAGAATCATTGGAGTAGGATGATTGTGGAAGAGCTGGCAATGTCTTTAGCAGTCCCATGCTTAGCATCGAAATCTTTCATTAATCTTCACAAGCCTGCAATTCATGTAGCAGTCACATTGTTAAAGCTGCCGAAGGTTCCTGAGTGGATGAGATCGGTGTTTGATGATTCTTGCATATCTGGCATCATTCAAAACCTTGCAGCAAATAATTTGAGCACAGAGATTGTACTTTTATTTCGAGCTCTATTGAACTCCGAGTACTTAAAGGCGGAACAAATTTGTAGTGTAAATCAGCTGCTCCAG GCCTGCAGAAAACAGAAGTACACTGACAACAGTCAAGATGAAAGTGCAAAAGAGCATAAAAAAAAGGCAGTCGCCATCCTGGAAGACATGGGAGAAGTTTGTGAGTATCTCATTCACTTGATGTCATCCGAATCTTGTCTAGACAGGGATTCTGGAGGATTAAATTTTGGGGATAAGAGATTGTTAGAAGAAATAGAGCTTTTCTTTAAAACTTCAACAGTAACAGAGGGCAACTAa
- the LOC117614834 gene encoding uncharacterized protein LOC117614834 — translation MYQQLMGSTFVYEHCWHLLKDQPKWTTETSKKKSKTSPNACPASSSPCIPCAVNLGQDSQESRCIERPEGKKAAKRLASQRKGKNPMGGNAESAIDLQMEIQELRKQKLEHARIQDEQFQLMYVAKQEQLAIRREEVLIQRRSEDSRIMAMDTTDMLSMQAEYIIGLQKDILSKAARRNKPQKFAD, via the coding sequence ATGTATCAACAACTCATGGGATCAACATTTGTGTATGAGCATTGTTGGCATCTATTGAAGGATCAACCTAAATGGACTACTGAAACTAGCAAGAAAAAATCCAAGACTAGTCCAAATGCATGCCctgcatcttcttctccttgcATTCCATGTGCAGTCAATTTAGGGCAAGATTCTCAAGAATCTAGATGTATAGAAAGGCCAGAAGGTAAAAAGGCTGCAAAGAGATTGGCAAGCCAGAGAAAGGGTAAAAATCCAATGGGTGGAAATGCAGAGTCTGCAATAGATCTTCAAATGGAAATCCAAGAATtaagaaaacagaaactgGAACATGCACGCATACAAGATGAGCAATTCCAATTGATGTATGTTGCAAAGCAAGAGCAACTTGCTATTAGGCGTGAAGAAGTCCTAATTCAACGTCGAAGTGAGGATTCTAGAATAATGGCAATGGATACTACTGACATGCTATCAATGCAAGCAGAATATATTATAGGCCTTCAAAAGGACATCTTGTCAAAAGCTGCTAGGAGGAATAAGCCACAAAAATTTGCTGATTAG
- the LOC117614825 gene encoding LOW QUALITY PROTEIN: uncharacterized protein LOC117614825 (The sequence of the model RefSeq protein was modified relative to this genomic sequence to represent the inferred CDS: substituted 1 base at 1 genomic stop codon) — translation MAHRSIASRFLRSIVFDNDVLDDQYEDDLLARIEAVNLANEGRTSRRHGSIEGRVVVPRYIARGGRNLYEDYFVDPPVFPDHLFHRRFRMSRNIVLRLKNAVENYDPYFIQRRNAVGLLSLSSLQKITAVLRMLAYGNAADNMDEYVRIGESTPLESLKRFVKAIVATFGDEYLRLPNTNDITRLLAIGDQRYFPAEGRSLPVNNSINGNDTMGYYLADGIYPTWSTFVKTIPAPQGNKKKCFAAAXESVRKDVERAFEVLQSCFAMVRGAARLWDQNTLKHIMTACIIMNNMVIEEEQHDERYCHQIHNFDRRGEIPNIEPTCECSLGLTQFIQSHIRIRDKQTHCRLQADLVEHMWQQHGGE, via the exons atggCACATCGTTCTATAGCAAGTCGTTTTCTACGTAGTATTGTCTTCGACAACGATGTCCTTGATGACCAATATGAAGATGATTTGCTTGCACGTATAGAAGCAGTTAATTTAGCCAATGAAGGACGAACATCAAGACGTCATGGTTCTATTGAAGGTCGTGTTGTTGTTCCACGCTACATAGCTCGAGGTGGTCGAAATCTTTATGAAGACTATTTCGTAGATCCACCTGTATTTCCTGACCATTTATTTCATAGGAGGTTTAGAATGAGTCGCAACATTGTTCTTCGACTTAAAAACGCGGTGGAAAATTACGATCCTTACTTTATTCAACGAAGGAATGCCGTTGGACTTCTCAGTTTATCATCCCTTCAAAAGATTACAGCCGTACTAaggatgcttgcttatggcAATGCCGCTGATAACATGGATGAATATGTGAGGATTGGAGAAAGCACTCCTTTAGAGAGTTTGAAAAGATTTGTCAAGGCAATTGTTGCAACCTTTGGTGATGAGTACTTGAGATTGCCAAACACCAATGACATCACAAGATTGCTTGCAATTGGGGATCAACGATACTTTCC GGCTGAAGGTCGCTCTCTTCCAGTCAACAATTCAATTAATGGTAACGATACCATGGGATATTATCTCGCTGATGGTATATATCCAACGTGGTCAACATTTGTAAAAACAATCCCTGCACCACAAGGAAATAAGAAGAAATGTTTTGCTGCAGCTTAAGAATCAGTTAGAAAAGACGTCGAACGTGCATTTGAGGTGCTTCAATCATGTTTTGCTATGGTACGAGGAGCAGCTCGTCTATGGGACCAAAACACATTGAAACACATTATGACTGCATGCATAATAATGAATAATATGGTTATTGAGGAGGAGCAACATGATGAGAGATATTGTCATCAAATCCATAACTTTGATAGAAGGGGGGAAATACCAAATATAGAACCTACATGTGAGTGTTCACTAGGACTAACACAATTCATTCAAAGCCATATTCGCATCAGAGACAAACAAACTCATTGTAGGCTCCAAGCAGATCTTGTCGAGCACATGTGGCAACAACATGGAGGAGAATAA